The genomic stretch ACGGTAGTTGCCCGACCATTCAACCGATGCAAGCAATACTTCGCCATTGTCTTCATTCGACGGCTGATTGATAGAAACCATAAACACGGGCGGTTGAAAAAGGCTTTCCCGCGTACCCAACTTCGAATCAAGGGTTTTTATTCCATGTGTAATCTGTTCTTCTTCCGGTTGCATTTCCTGCGCCCAGTCGCCATGATATTGTTTCAGATAAAAAGTTTTTCCCTGCAGGTATAAATCTGCCGAAGCAAACTTGTGCAGTACAACGTTTCCTTTTTCATTATTTTTTATTTCGCTCCATTGCTCTATTACATTTTCTCTAAAATATGTTTTGTAAAACAATGTTACCCGAAAATCATATGCAGGGTCTTTAAGCACTACGGAAGTCAAAGCAACATCATCACTAATTTTTTCGGTATTCGTATTTACAAATTTTAAATCGAGTGAATTATTCCCGTCGGCGTGCGTTACTTCAATTGCCGGTTCAAACAAATTTCGCGAGCCTGCCGGCGTGTAAGGAGAAGCCGCAACGCCCGTGTAATCGGTATTTTGATGATACATACTTTGCACAAAACCATACTCGGACGAATTATTTAGTTTTTTACCGAAATAAATAATACTCAGGTTATTGTCTTTATCGGCTTGCAATACGAGCGCCGTATTTTTGGTTTCGACAGGAATGGTTGTCTTTTGCGCTTTTACCGATTGAAAACTATAAGCACAAATGCAGAACAGTAAAGATTTTGAAAATAAAGTAAACTTGCGATGCAGCGATGTAGATAATTTCATTAAAAACAATTTTCGGGATAAATATACAGAACAAAAATTTATCCCAAACTTTTCGGCAAAGATGCATGGTAAAACATCTATTATTTTGTCCAAATAATTTGATTTTACAAAAAACTAAACTTACTTTAGAAAACTAATTCACACAACAAACAGAAAATGGCTATCAAACTTATCGCAGAGAGCGGCGCCACAAAATGTAATTGGTATCTTTTAAACGGAAAAGTTATCAAAAAAATATCTTCAATCGGACTAAGTCCGTATCAGTTGTCGATTGCTGATATAGCTTCGGTTATAGAACATTCTATTGCAGGAAAAATAAAAAAGGTTACAGTCGGGGAAGTATGCTTTTACGGCACAGGTATGAGCTCTCCCACACAAAGAAAAAAGATGCGGCAAGTGCTTGCCAAATATTTTCCGCAAGCGGAAATTTCTATCGAAACAGACCTTACCGCTTCTGCGCATGCGGCTTGCGGCAATGCTAAAGGCATCGTTTCAATTCTTGGTACCGGAAGCGGCGCGGCTTTTTATAACGGGAAAAAAATCGTGAAAGTGCGGAACGGTATCGGATATATTCTGGGAGATGAGGGAAGCGGCGCTTATCTCGGTCGCAAAGTGATTCAGTATTATCTGTATCAAACTTTTGACGACGAATTAATGCGTGCATTTGACACCAAGTACAATATCACAAAAGAAGAAATCCTGAACAATGTATATCATCAACCTTTGGCAGGAAAATACCTTGCTGAATTTACTACCTTTCTATCCGAAAACAGGGGGCACTATATGATTGAAAATATTATAGAAGACGGTTTAAACGATTTTATAGTTACACACATTTATAAGTTTCGCGAAGCATGGCTATATCCGCTGCACTTCACGGGCGGCGTGGCTTTCGCGTTTAAAGACGTACTGAAAGAATTGTGCAGCAATTATGAACTGGAACTTGGAAACATCATTCAATATCCGATTGACGGACTGGTAAAGTATCATTTGTAGCTTTATGCTCTCACAACAATCATTTTTCCATCATCAAATTTGACGATAGACGAAAGCGTGGCAATCTTTTCATCATCTTGCCGATAATGCACAACATAATCAACGGAACGAATAATTTCGTTATCTATTTCTTTAAATATTCGCGGTGCAGGCTCGCCGCTTTTATTGGCAGATGTACTGAGAATCGGCTTATCAAACTGTTGAATTAATTCCTTGCAAAATTCATCTTTACAAATTCTTATGGCAACTGAAAAGTCGGTCGCCACAGCACTTTCAGCCAATCCTTTTGCATTCGGATAGATGATGGTCGTAGGCTTTTTCACGGAAGACAAATGTTGAATAACCGTTTCAGCAACTTCATCTACATATTGTTGCAGTCGTTCGGCATCATCCACTAAAACGACAAAACTTTTATGCGCGGGACGGTTTTTAATTTGGATAATTTTCTGCACGGCAAATTCATCTGTTGCGTCGCAACCCAGCCCCCACACTGTATCTGTCGGATACAAAATTGTTCCGTGCGATTGCAACGCCGCTAAACATTGTTCAATATCTTTTTCAAAGTCTTTTAACATGAGATGCAAATTAATCCAAGTGAAGCACTAATTTTGCAAAACATTTTTTTAAACAAAAATCAGAATGAAAGAACTAATTCTCGAAGCGTGGAACAACCGCGATTTACTGAAAGATGAAAAGTATATTGATGCCGTAAAAGCCGTAATTGAAGATGTGGACAAAGGCAGATTGCGCACAGCCGAACCAACAGCAACGGGCTGGCATGTAAACGAATGGGTAAAACAAGCGATTCTTCTATATTTTGGTATTCAGAAAATGCAGACTTGGGAAGTTGCCCCGTTTGAATTTTATGATAAGATGTTATTGAAAAAAGATTATGCCTCGCTTGGCGTGCGTGCCGTTCCTCATGCAGTAGCACGTTACGGCGCTTACCTCGCAAAGAATGTGGTGTTGATGCCAAGCTATGTAAACATTGGCGCGTATGTGGATGAAGGTACAATGGTGGACACCTGGGCAACTGTCGGCAGCTGTGCGCAGATAGGCAAAGGCGTGCATTTAAGCGGTGGCGTGGGTATTGGCGGCGTGCTGGAACCTTTGCAGGCTTCGCCTGTAATTATTGAAGACGGATGCTTTTTAGGAAGCAGAAGCATTGTTGTAGAAGGTGTAATTGTTGAAAAAGAAGCAGTGCTTGGCGCAAATGTAGTACTAACCAAATCTACAAAAATTATTGATGTAAGCGGTAGTGAGCCTGTTGAATTTAAAGGTCGCGTGCCGGCAAGAAGCGTGGTAATTCCCGGAAGCTATCCAAAGGAATTTGCTGCCGGAACATACAACGTGAACTGTGCATTAATTATTGGTCAGCGCAAACCCAGTACAGACCTGAAAACCAGTCTGAATGATGCTTTGCGCGATTTTAATGTAGCGGTTTAATTAATTAAAAATTAGAAATTAAGAATTAGTAATTATTGACGTTAAAGTTGTATCGTATTTTAATTATTAGTTCTTAATTTTTTAATTACTAATTCCTTTTTATGCAAATAGAAATTTTAAAATCGAAAATACACCGGGCAACCATCACGGAAGCGAATTTGAATTATGTCGGCAGTCTTACCTTAGATGAAGATTTAATGGATGCCGCTAACTTAATTGAAGGCGAAAAAATCCAAATTGTGAATGTGAACAATGGCGAACGAATAGAAACCTACATCATCAAAGGGAAGCGCGGCAGCGGTACGGTTTGCCTTAACGGACCTGCTGCACGCAAAGGCGCTGTGGGCGATATAGTCATTATTATTTCCTATGCAACCATGCCTTTTGAAGAAGCAAAAACATTCAAACCCTGCGTGGTATTTCCAAAAGAAGGCAGCAATAAGTTATCTTAATGTAAAATTCGCCGGCAAAAGGTAATAAATCATAGCCGGCATTGGTTCGTAGTTATTTATTCATTACCTTGTTCTCCAAATCAATTACAGGATATGAAAAATACAACGTTTGCCGCGAACAAAATCTACTCTCTTCAGCAATTGCAGCAACTCGTTGAAACATGGAAATTGCGTAGTCAGACTTTTGCATTTACCAATGGGTGTTTTGACGTATTGCATGCCGGTCATATTTTGTCGCTGAATGAAGCCGCAAAAACAGCGGATTACTTAGTAGTCGCAATTAATTCAGACAGTAGTGTAAAACGATTGAAAGGGGAAAACCGTCCTGTTAATAATGAGCAAGACAGAGCGCTCCTTTTGGCTAATCTGATTCAGGTGGACGCTGTCGTAATTTTTGACGAAGACACTCCGCTTAATGTAATTAAAACTTTGTTGCCCGATGTTTTGATAAAAGGCGGCGATTATACTATAGACCAAATTGCCGGCGCAAAAGAGGTGCAAGCCAATGGCGGCAAAATCGTCATCAATCCAATTCTCAAAGGCTATTCCTCCTCAAAAACGATTGAAAAAATCAAGTGTGCAGGGTAAGTATTTCACTAAAACTGCCACACTTAAAATAAGCGTGGCAGTATCACAAAAATCAGTCAATAATTTAATAACGCTTTTTAAAGTTATTGTTGTTGCGACCGTTGTTGCCATTGCCGCCATTACGGCTCTTACCGTTGTTGCCGTTATTTTTGGTGTTGTTATTCTTTGAGCGGGTAACAAATGCTTTGCGACCGGAAGCCGTTTTAAATTCTTCGCGTTCTCTTCGCACATGTGGTGCATTGTTGAACACAAGTTTTCCATCGGAAAGACTGTCAAGCTCAACCTGAATTGCTTGGTCGGAAACAGTTTCCTTGTGCCAGTTGTTGTAAGAAAGTTTTATATAATAGGCAATAGAATTTGCGAAGCCTTGTATTTTTTCGTCATCGGTTTCGGTTAATGCTTTGTCAATTACCAATTCTATATTTTTTCCCAAATGTCTTTTCTCCGGATAGCGCTTCGGATAAGGCAAAGGTTCGGGTTTTACTTTGTAAGTTTCTCTTTGCGGAATGGGATAAGGACTGTCCACATCGAGCTTAAAATCGCTCATATAGTACAAATGGTCCCAAAGTTTATGACGAAAATCTTCCACATTTTTCAAATGTGGATTTAAGAAACCCATCAATTCTATTAAAACGCCGGCTTGCTCCTGACGTTTTGGTTTGTCTTCAATTGATAACAAATAATCTACCATTTTCTGAATATGCCGACCATATTCTTTCATGCTGAGTAGCGAGCGCTGTGTATTGTATTCCATAATGTAGTAAAGCACAAATGTAAGTGTTTCTTTAAAATTTATGAATTATGATGTAAGATTTATGATTTTGGAAAATTGGCGGAATTGCAATATTGATAACAAATACCCTACCCTTTCGGATAGTTTTTAGAACGTGGCTAATTTTTTTATTACCAAATAATTTATTTCATTATATATTTGAAAGTTAAAAAAATTTAAACCTCAAAAATTCGGTTATGAAAAAAATTTATCTGTTTTTAGGATTGCTCACAATCACAACAATTGCTTTTTCTCAAACTTCAAGAAAAATAACCTATGGTATTCATGCGGGCGTTAACCTTGCGAAAATGACCGATAAAGACCAAGGTATTTCTACAACTACATCCTCAAAAGCAGGATTTATAGGCGGTGTGGATGTTGAATTCCACATTTCGCCGGCTTTTAGTATTCAACCTGAATTGAATTTTTCTCAAATGGGTGGCAAAATAGGCTACGACACTTTAAGCACTACCCTTGATGAAAAATTTACTTTAGATTATTTAAGTCTGCCAATATTGGCAAAATATACTATTCCCAATTCAGGATTTAGTATTTATGCGGGTCCGCAAGTAAGCTATCTATTGCATTCATCTGTTTCTGTATCTTCAGAACAGGGAGAAGGCTCACAGAGCGCTTCGGCAAGTTCATTATACCAGAAAGGCGATTTCTCAGGCATTGCAGGCGTTGAATATTATTTGCCGCAAGGCTTCGGTATTTCTGCGAGATACCAGTTTGGTTTTATCAATACTTGGAAAACAGTTGAAGATGCCAGTGAAACTGTAAAAAATCATGGCTTTACATTTACCGTTGGGTACAGGTTTTAAAAGAATTTTGTTGGATAAAAATAAGAGAGCGCTCAAAATATTTTGAGCGCTCTCTTATTTTTAAATTATTTTATTATCACATCAGCTTTTCATATTTACAAAACTCAACGGCAGCTTGATATCCGAAGATTTCAGCTTTGCAATTACGTCCTGCAAATCGTCAATCTTTTTTCCCGTAACGCGCACAATATCGTCCATAATTTGCGCCTGCACTTTTAAGTCGCTATCCTTAATCAGCTTTACAATTTTCTTCGCGTCATCTTGTTTCAAACCGTTTTGAACAGGCACTTCTTTTTTGATAATTTTTCCGCTTGGATAAGCATCTTTATCAAAATTAAATGCGGAAGCGTCAATACCTTGCTTCATAGCTCGTGAGATAATTACGTCTATCAACTGCTTCATTTTCATCTCACTTTCTGTTTCAAGCTGTACAATGTAGTCTTTCTTATTCAATTCAATCAGCACGGGCGAATTTTTAAAATCGTATCGTCCGGCGATTTCTTTTTTCACAGTATTAATCGCATTGTCCAATGTTTGTAAATCTACCTTAGCGGCAATATCGAATGAGGGCATTTTAATTAGCAATTTTAAATTAAGAAATAATCAATGTTCAATAACAAATGGCTTAATACCGATTGACTACAATGTCTTTTTAATCACAGGCAACGCCACTTTCTCCATAATCTTGTCGCCATCCAAATTTGGATGTACAACTCCGTCTGCCGCAAGATTCTTGCGCATAGCATTGTTGCCATCGGTCATTGCCGAAAAATAATCTACATAATGAATATGGTGCTTGTCCGCATAATCTTTTATCATCGCATTCAACTTCGGAATTTTTATATTCGGCTCTCTTCCCGGACTCCAGGGATAGTCTGATGCGGGCAATAAAGAACACAAAATCGGTTTGATATGGTTTGCTTTTGCCAGCTCGCACATCGATATAAGATTGCCCAAAATATTGTCCAAAGAAATAAAACCGGTATTGCCTGCAATATCATTTGTTCCTGCAAGAATTATCACGACTTTTGGATGCAAGTCAATCACGTCTTTTCGGAAACGTACAAGCATTTGCGAAGTGGTTTGCCCGCTGATACCGCGGTTGATAAATTTGTTTTCGGAGAAAAAAGAAGGGTCTTGATTTATCCATCCTTCTGTAATGGAATTGCCCATAAACACGACTTCCCGATCGCTCTTCGGCAACAATTTTACCGCTTGGTTTGCAGAGTCAAACCGCGCAAAATTTGCCCAATCGACATCTTTTTTCTGGGCATTCAGTCCGGCAACCGAAAGTAAAAAAAGTGTACTCAAAAGAAATTGTTTTTTCATCTGTTTATTTTTATTTTTTTAATTGTCAGATGGAATGAGCCAAAATAATCATTGCTCTGAATATGCAAAACTCTTATGGCTCATTTCATACCATGAAGTATTTAATTTTTTGAGAAGATAACTTTACAAAACTAATAAATAATCGTTCCAAAAATATATTCAGTCTTTTATTTTTTACATTTGCCCAACATAAATTTTTACATGAACGTATTAGCATTATTCGGCAAAGTAAAGGCATTTGTTTTTGATATAGACGGCGTTCTTACAAACGGACAGGTATTGATTCTTCCCGACATTCATCCAGAAGGCAGGCTGATGATGGCGCGCGCCATGAGCACGAAAGACGGCTATGCCATTCAATTAGCTGTGAAGCTGGGTTATCCGGTTGCCGTTATTTCCGGCGGCAAAAATTCGGGCGCAGAACTGCGTTTGCAGGCACTGGGTGTACAGCATATTTTTATGGGCGTAGCACACAAAATTGAAGTGTTTGATAATTTTCTCCAATCACAAGGTCTGGAAAGAGAAGATGCACTGTATATGGGCGATGATATTCCCGACTATGATATTTTAAAAATTGCAGGCGTAAGAACTTGTCCCGCGGATGCCGTTACCGAGATAAAAGAAATCTCGGATTATATTTCGCCATTCAAAGGCGGCGAAAGCTGCGCCCGCGATGTAATTGAGAAAGTGCTGAAACTGCAAGGTAAGTGGAACGTGGACACAACGGCAAAATCTATTTAAAAAATGAAATATTTTTTAAGATTAATTCGCTGGCAAAATTTAATATTCATTTTTATCACGCAAATACTATTTGAATATTGTGTGATAATACCCGAATTTTCCAAAGCCGGTGCAGCGCCTAATCTACACTCCTATTTTATTTATCTACTCTCCTTATCATCTGTGCTGATTGCCGCAGGCGGAAATATCATCAACGATTATTTTGACATTAATATTGATATTATCAACAAACCTGATAAACTGATTATAGGAAAATACATCCACCGGCACTGGGCAATATTGTATCACATTTTATTAAGCGCAACAGGTGTGGCGCTTGGCTTTTGGATTGAGGCAAAAACACACGCCTATCTGCTCGGATTAACCAACCTTGCGTGTGTGGTTCTTTTATTTTTTTATTCGGCGTATTTTAAAAGCAAAGCTTTATCCGGTAATATCATCATTGCATTGCTTACCGCGTGGACAGTTTTGGTCGTATCGTTTTGCGAAACCAATCAGTTTATTTTTCATGCAACGATTAATAAAACGAAAATTACGCGGCTCACTTTTTTGTATGCAGGCTTCGCATTTATTATTTCGTTAATCCGCGAAATGATAAAAGATATGGAAGATATTGAAGGCGACAGAAAGTACGGCTGCCGTACATTTCCGATTGTGTTTGGCGTAAATGCGTCCAAAATTTATTCTGCCACGTGGCTTATCATTTTATGCGTATTACTGGCGGTAATGATATTATACATTCTGCAATTTCGATGGTGGTTCGCCATTCTTTATACGTTGATTTTTATTTTAATTCCTGCAACAGGCATTTTAAAAAAACTTTTCAAAACCAATAACAGCGAAGGTTTTCATAAATTAAGCAGCTCTATAAAGTGGCTTATGCTTACAGGAATTTTATCGATGATTTTTCTATTGATAAAAAAATAGTCAGTTTGTCAAACAGCCGATAAGTCATTCTTAAAT from Arachidicoccus sp. BS20 encodes the following:
- the panD gene encoding aspartate 1-decarboxylase, which gives rise to MQIEILKSKIHRATITEANLNYVGSLTLDEDLMDAANLIEGEKIQIVNVNNGERIETYIIKGKRGSGTVCLNGPAARKGAVGDIVIIISYATMPFEEAKTFKPCVVFPKEGSNKLS
- a CDS encoding N-acetylglucosamine kinase — its product is MAIKLIAESGATKCNWYLLNGKVIKKISSIGLSPYQLSIADIASVIEHSIAGKIKKVTVGEVCFYGTGMSSPTQRKKMRQVLAKYFPQAEISIETDLTASAHAACGNAKGIVSILGTGSGAAFYNGKKIVKVRNGIGYILGDEGSGAYLGRKVIQYYLYQTFDDELMRAFDTKYNITKEEILNNVYHQPLAGKYLAEFTTFLSENRGHYMIENIIEDGLNDFIVTHIYKFREAWLYPLHFTGGVAFAFKDVLKELCSNYELELGNIIQYPIDGLVKYHL
- a CDS encoding DUF4290 domain-containing protein, whose amino-acid sequence is MEYNTQRSLLSMKEYGRHIQKMVDYLLSIEDKPKRQEQAGVLIELMGFLNPHLKNVEDFRHKLWDHLYYMSDFKLDVDSPYPIPQRETYKVKPEPLPYPKRYPEKRHLGKNIELVIDKALTETDDEKIQGFANSIAYYIKLSYNNWHKETVSDQAIQVELDSLSDGKLVFNNAPHVRREREEFKTASGRKAFVTRSKNNNTKNNGNNGKSRNGGNGNNGRNNNNFKKRY
- a CDS encoding porin family protein, translated to MKKIYLFLGLLTITTIAFSQTSRKITYGIHAGVNLAKMTDKDQGISTTTSSKAGFIGGVDVEFHISPAFSIQPELNFSQMGGKIGYDTLSTTLDEKFTLDYLSLPILAKYTIPNSGFSIYAGPQVSYLLHSSVSVSSEQGEGSQSASASSLYQKGDFSGIAGVEYYLPQGFGISARYQFGFINTWKTVEDASETVKNHGFTFTVGYRF
- a CDS encoding KdsC family phosphatase, which gives rise to MNVLALFGKVKAFVFDIDGVLTNGQVLILPDIHPEGRLMMARAMSTKDGYAIQLAVKLGYPVAVISGGKNSGAELRLQALGVQHIFMGVAHKIEVFDNFLQSQGLEREDALYMGDDIPDYDILKIAGVRTCPADAVTEIKEISDYISPFKGGESCARDVIEKVLKLQGKWNVDTTAKSI
- a CDS encoding 2,3,4,5-tetrahydropyridine-2,6-dicarboxylate N-succinyltransferase, translating into MKELILEAWNNRDLLKDEKYIDAVKAVIEDVDKGRLRTAEPTATGWHVNEWVKQAILLYFGIQKMQTWEVAPFEFYDKMLLKKDYASLGVRAVPHAVARYGAYLAKNVVLMPSYVNIGAYVDEGTMVDTWATVGSCAQIGKGVHLSGGVGIGGVLEPLQASPVIIEDGCFLGSRSIVVEGVIVEKEAVLGANVVLTKSTKIIDVSGSEPVEFKGRVPARSVVIPGSYPKEFAAGTYNVNCALIIGQRKPSTDLKTSLNDALRDFNVAV
- a CDS encoding YajQ family cyclic di-GMP-binding protein; its protein translation is MPSFDIAAKVDLQTLDNAINTVKKEIAGRYDFKNSPVLIELNKKDYIVQLETESEMKMKQLIDVIISRAMKQGIDASAFNFDKDAYPSGKIIKKEVPVQNGLKQDDAKKIVKLIKDSDLKVQAQIMDDIVRVTGKKIDDLQDVIAKLKSSDIKLPLSFVNMKS
- the rfaE2 gene encoding D-glycero-beta-D-manno-heptose 1-phosphate adenylyltransferase, with protein sequence MKNTTFAANKIYSLQQLQQLVETWKLRSQTFAFTNGCFDVLHAGHILSLNEAAKTADYLVVAINSDSSVKRLKGENRPVNNEQDRALLLANLIQVDAVVIFDEDTPLNVIKTLLPDVLIKGGDYTIDQIAGAKEVQANGGKIVINPILKGYSSSKTIEKIKCAG
- a CDS encoding geranylgeranylglycerol-phosphate geranylgeranyltransferase — its product is MKYFLRLIRWQNLIFIFITQILFEYCVIIPEFSKAGAAPNLHSYFIYLLSLSSVLIAAGGNIINDYFDINIDIINKPDKLIIGKYIHRHWAILYHILLSATGVALGFWIEAKTHAYLLGLTNLACVVLLFFYSAYFKSKALSGNIIIALLTAWTVLVVSFCETNQFIFHATINKTKITRLTFLYAGFAFIISLIREMIKDMEDIEGDRKYGCRTFPIVFGVNASKIYSATWLIILCVLLAVMILYILQFRWWFAILYTLIFILIPATGILKKLFKTNNSEGFHKLSSSIKWLMLTGILSMIFLLIKK
- a CDS encoding SGNH/GDSL hydrolase family protein, with product MKKQFLLSTLFLLSVAGLNAQKKDVDWANFARFDSANQAVKLLPKSDREVVFMGNSITEGWINQDPSFFSENKFINRGISGQTTSQMLVRFRKDVIDLHPKVVIILAGTNDIAGNTGFISLDNILGNLISMCELAKANHIKPILCSLLPASDYPWSPGREPNIKIPKLNAMIKDYADKHHIHYVDYFSAMTDGNNAMRKNLAADGVVHPNLDGDKIMEKVALPVIKKTL
- a CDS encoding L-threonylcarbamoyladenylate synthase, whose product is MLKDFEKDIEQCLAALQSHGTILYPTDTVWGLGCDATDEFAVQKIIQIKNRPAHKSFVVLVDDAERLQQYVDEVAETVIQHLSSVKKPTTIIYPNAKGLAESAVATDFSVAIRICKDEFCKELIQQFDKPILSTSANKSGEPAPRIFKEIDNEIIRSVDYVVHYRQDDEKIATLSSIVKFDDGKMIVVRA